The genome window TCTACTAGCTAAAATAAGCTAGATTTGTCCTCCGTTATACTATTTGATAAAAATTATCCCTACCATTCAAGTCTCTTGTTCAAATACCCCTTTGccgtcaaattttaattttaaattataaaaagtCACGTGTTAGAGTTCTATTGGCTAAACTAAACCCACTCCTCCTTTTTCTTTGACCAAGTCGACCCGCCCAAATCTCTCACCTGTCATCTTCCCGACCTCACCCTTTCTTCTTTTAACAACTCATTCCTCTAAAAACTACAGGGCAAATTCCTCAAAAAATGAAGATCGAAAATTTAACATTCAGATAATTAGCTTATTAAGCTCAGTGCTCCCATTCATCTATGAAATTAAACACTAAATCTAAAAGTTTTACACCAATTAACACAGAAAGAAAActgatttaaaagaaaaaaaaagaaatacatGTTTAACTATCGAAAAAATCAAAGGAACTATAGTAAGTGTTGATAGAGAATCAATATCTCTGCAAACGTGTGGTCCGCTTCATCAAAGGCAAGAATCTTCATGCACTCATGCCCATTTTCTTGTTGTGACCTACTTTTTTATAATTTCAGGAGTGTCAATTATTAATTATGTTGAAACAGGCCGGCACTTTGAAATTGGCACATACTTGGTTGCATCTGCTTGGATAGCTAATTTTGTTATACCAGTGAATTTCCCCATTCTTATCAGCACTTCCATATTCTGCAACATTTTCCACCATTTAAACCAAATAttttgaagtttttatttgtttgaattgatgAAAAATCTTCTTAATATTCTCTTTGAAATGTAGAGGGGTATTTTGAACAATAGACTTGAACGATAGGGACAATTTTGATCAAATAATATAACAGAGGACGGATCTAGCTTATTTTACCCAATAGAGGGACATATatgacccttttccattttttataccctgtgaaacctcactctttctttctctctgtTGGTACGTAGAAATGGAAATCGAAGCTCTCCTTCTATAGCCTCTAAGAAGTCTATTATATTTGACATTTTACCCACTTTTCCTtcgttttctttctttcatttatgGGGATGAacccctttccttctttttctttctttcatttatgGGGATGGACCCCACACCATCCTAGCATAACCAGTCATCCCTTAATCATTTTGGCAAGGTTGAATTTCTCAGCCCTCTCTTATAATAGAGTACTGCCGGGCTTAGACCCCTCCTTTGTTATCCTTTTTATGGTATAAAAGCACACCCAAACTCTAATGGATGAGATAAACTTGCAAGACGAATGAGGTAATAAGAATACAATGGTCACTGTATTAAACAGAAAGACAATAGGAATAATAAGGGCAATAACTTTGTTGTTCGTTTTTGTACAGCAATACAATAACATGAAAGATGAAGATAAAATTAACTTAGGAGTTGAGTGAAGTATCGAAATATCAAACAAGAATAACAAACATCATTAACTGTTCAGTTTGTGCAATATCAAACTAGCTTGACTTCTTAGAAGCATTCTCTCTTGCCATTGTCATTTGTTCAAAAAGGCTTCCATCATAAACAGCTCGTACCGCTTCTTTCGTCAATTCACCATTCTTGTTTTTCGCCAAATCATATAGGAGCCTCCAATCTGTTGTAGCATTAAGCCTACGCCAATAAAAAATATGATATTAGAAAATATATATCacttcaaagaaaaacaaaaagaaatataaACAGCACCATCCAAAGTAGTATTTAGGTTCTCTATTTTTCTTGAGCAACTCGTTCACTTCGTCAGCTGTTAATGAATTTGCATTTTTATGAGCATACTTCTTGAAGATCTCCTCAAACTTCTCTGGCACAAATCTTCAAAAACATTCAAAAATATAATCGAATATTAACTGTATCTTATACAAAGCTTACAACAAATGTGATCTATGACCATTAAATTATTGTCTATGAAAGAGAATTCTGTCACTAACTATTCATTTTGTGAAAAAATTACAGTTTGTACTTAAATAGACGAGTCACATATTTTTAGTTACAATACACAAATTATTTCAGCTTTACCTTCCTTCAGCATCATAAGCATCAGAATCACTGCCATGCTTTCCATATTTGATGTTTTTAATCAAAATGGGAAACAGTAGAGACGGCCATTTTCCCTATGATCAAAACAAATAAATTAAATGAGAACTTGGCTGGTAAATTTCGGGCCATAGCAGTGAATCTTTTTTTCcgaaaaatacaaatatatatatatatatattagcttGCTTGTCCTCGTCATCCTTACGACCTAAATTAGATTGGATTTGGAATTCATAAGAGTTTCTTCTTTTTATGATTTTGTTTGTATTCTATGGAAACTCAACAAAAGAACCAACAAAGATTGTGATGAAATGATAAGTATTTCTTTATTCTTGATTAGAGTTTTTCGATTCTAGTCCTGAGTATGAAGTAGTCTTTGTTAAGGAATATTTTACTCTTAATATGAGACTTTCCTAGATAAATCCAAATTTAGTAAGACCTCATGCAATGCGAGTACCACCGAGTAGGAAATcggggaaaaaaaagaagaagaaaaaatcaaGAAAAGAAAACTCAAGCGGCCGCCCGCCGTGGTTGTGTTAGCATTGCAATTGAGGAACAAAAAAAAACTAGCTAGAAACAACTAGCCGTAGAATATTAAAGTCAATCATATAACTCTATTCATTGCATGTCTACCTCTGTCACCAGCTCTAATCTAGACAATCTAATCCCCCAATTTGTTGAcctgtttttctttttaatttagaaGAATTAAAATAGAAGGGCAAATATAGCTAGCTTATATTTCGGTCGATGTTATATCAAGTCTATAGTAATAATGCGCAAACAGAAAGCTGGAGGTCTAGTTCCACCCAAATCCATATTCTTACCACCCATAATCAAGAGCACTTTAAAATATTGTTATCACAAATATGTATTATCTCGTATTATATTGTGATGTATGATCATCTTATGTATAAATTAAGCTATtataaaaaatttacttttttagTTAACTATGTCATAATACGCTGACTCCCTCCCCAACTTATTCGCATTATTCTATATATATGTCATCCTCTCTTATTTGTGTGCATCGGTACCCCACGTTCAATTAATAATAACATAGCAAGTGCCACTACACAAATAATATCATTTTATTCCATCTAAATACTGACAAGAGATCAAAGAGATTGTTTGTCGTCATTGAAAATTACTTATGTCATAGCAAATAGAACATGGTGATAAATATTTAATTCATCTGCATGTTTATATGTACTTGCATGACTGATTTTAATTTAACCTTTCTCTATTGTATTCCACCATCAAACTCAGTAATTAAACTTCCTCTGTCCCAATTTTTCCTAAAGGTGTTTGAATTTCGAAAGTCAAACGAATTATTCTTTTGATCATAATTTTTATatactttttaaatattttaaattattaattaatgtAACTTACAACACTTTTTACGTAATTTTTAAatagataaattttatttttaaaaatttaaaaatacgaTGTCCATGATCAAAATTAAGAAGTTTAAATTTCGAAAGTGAAAATTATCATATAAATTGGGGCAAATGTCTATTTTTATGACACATTTCCAAAAAGATGAacattttttatatttaaaataatttcatttaAATTTGATATTTTACTCTTAACGAGATGGTTTATATCACACAATTAC of Nicotiana sylvestris unplaced genomic scaffold, ASM39365v2 Un00079, whole genome shotgun sequence contains these proteins:
- the LOC104215728 gene encoding probable peroxygenase 4 isoform X2; translated protein: MASSSSLQPDGFRKLGRNIFRSLLAAVLIHLVLSHKTRPGKWPSLLFPILIKNIKYGKHGSDSDAYDAEGRFVPEKFEEIFKKYAHKNANSLTADEVNELLKKNREPKYYFGWLNATTDWRLLYDLAKNKNGELTKEAVRAVYDGSLFEQMTMARENASKKSS
- the LOC104215728 gene encoding probable peroxygenase 5 isoform X1, with amino-acid sequence MASSSSLQPDGMGNHDQLTPLEKHVMFFDINKDGIIYPWETYLGFRKLGRNIFRSLLAAVLIHLVLSHKTRPGKWPSLLFPILIKNIKYGKHGSDSDAYDAEGRFVPEKFEEIFKKYAHKNANSLTADEVNELLKKNREPKYYFGWLNATTDWRLLYDLAKNKNGELTKEAVRAVYDGSLFEQMTMARENASKKSS